A single Roseinatronobacter monicus DNA region contains:
- a CDS encoding cold-shock protein has protein sequence MDSDESPVETFAGVVKWFDPAKGFGFILSDDAESDILLHANALRNFGLSSICDRARIRVTVHSTARGLQTHEVLEVLPPEDEVASVEEMDQPGPVIDTSIPIEPGRVKWFDKVKGFGFANVFGKPEDVFIHMETLRRTGMADLQPGEAIALRAVEGERGRMAVSIEPWESGMAAEGSDSGVAEE, from the coding sequence ATGGACTCTGATGAAAGCCCCGTTGAAACCTTCGCGGGAGTGGTCAAATGGTTTGACCCGGCGAAAGGATTTGGCTTCATCTTATCAGATGACGCAGAGTCCGACATTTTGCTGCATGCGAATGCGCTGCGAAATTTCGGCCTGAGTTCCATCTGCGACCGCGCACGCATCCGTGTCACTGTGCACAGCACAGCGCGCGGCTTGCAGACCCACGAAGTGCTGGAAGTGTTGCCGCCAGAGGACGAAGTTGCCTCGGTAGAAGAGATGGACCAACCCGGCCCGGTGATTGATACATCGATCCCCATTGAGCCAGGCCGCGTGAAATGGTTTGACAAGGTCAAGGGGTTTGGCTTTGCGAATGTGTTTGGCAAACCTGAAGACGTGTTTATTCACATGGAGACGCTGCGCCGGACTGGTATGGCGGACCTGCAACCCGGCGAGGCAATTGCGCTGCGCGCTGTTGAGGGCGAGCGCGGACGCATGGCTGTGTCGATAGAGCCGTGGGAATCCGGTATGGCTGCGGAAGGGTCTGATTCTGGGGTAGCCGAGGAATGA
- a CDS encoding leucyl aminopeptidase: MTRSLLTEAQPFSLDAITTHDGRVVVFADADSPLPRATKRVDKLTRGAVTRALESAAFTKLKPGAGLQLGWPSGMAAEALHIIRLPRKPAAADLRKAGLSIGKSQGRAATLICADTLPVGEMVQAALLRAYQYEAQKSDPKPDYGPIHVMVADSDAATRALDLATIMARAVHLTRDLVNAPANILTTTSFAKQIEGMAALGLKIEILDEDALEQLGMRAMLAVGYGSECPTKLAILRWEGAQGAPVAVVGKGVMFDTGGVSLKPAAGMEDMTMDMGGAAVTVGLMQALAERKAAAHVVGLVGLVENMPDGRAQRPGDVVRSMKGDMIEVINTDAEGRLVLADVLWYAQTRFAPRAVIDLATLTGAIIVALGHEKAGVFSNNDELADGVLKAAAQVGEGAWRMPLDPAYDTLIKSRIADIKNTGGRPAGSITAAQFLQHFIKPETPWVHLDIAGVTLTKTDSAHAPKGASGWGVLALDALIRTQFENK, from the coding sequence ATGACCCGCAGCCTGCTGACCGAAGCACAGCCATTCTCGCTTGACGCAATCACCACACATGACGGGCGCGTCGTCGTCTTTGCCGATGCAGACAGCCCCCTGCCCCGCGCCACAAAACGTGTCGACAAACTGACGCGCGGCGCAGTCACCCGCGCACTTGAGAGCGCGGCATTCACCAAGCTTAAGCCCGGCGCGGGACTACAGCTTGGCTGGCCATCGGGCATGGCAGCAGAAGCGCTGCATATCATCCGCCTGCCGCGCAAGCCCGCTGCCGCTGATCTGCGCAAAGCGGGGTTGAGCATTGGCAAATCGCAGGGGCGCGCCGCGACCCTCATCTGCGCGGATACTCTGCCCGTAGGCGAAATGGTGCAAGCCGCCTTGCTGCGCGCCTATCAGTATGAGGCGCAGAAATCGGACCCGAAGCCGGATTATGGCCCGATTCACGTCATGGTCGCAGATAGTGACGCGGCAACCCGCGCACTCGATCTGGCAACCATCATGGCACGCGCCGTGCATCTGACCCGCGATCTGGTCAATGCCCCTGCGAATATCCTGACAACAACTAGCTTTGCCAAGCAGATCGAAGGAATGGCCGCACTGGGCCTGAAGATCGAGATTCTGGACGAAGACGCGCTCGAGCAACTCGGTATGCGCGCCATGCTGGCCGTCGGTTATGGGTCCGAATGCCCGACCAAGCTGGCTATTCTGCGTTGGGAAGGGGCCCAAGGCGCGCCAGTGGCTGTGGTTGGCAAGGGGGTCATGTTCGACACTGGGGGTGTCTCTCTCAAGCCCGCAGCGGGTATGGAAGACATGACAATGGATATGGGCGGCGCGGCGGTGACTGTCGGGCTGATGCAGGCGCTCGCCGAACGCAAGGCGGCTGCGCATGTTGTCGGGCTGGTCGGGCTGGTCGAGAATATGCCGGACGGGCGCGCACAGCGCCCCGGTGATGTCGTCCGTTCCATGAAGGGGGACATGATCGAGGTCATCAACACCGATGCCGAAGGCCGCCTCGTGCTGGCAGATGTGCTTTGGTATGCGCAGACGCGCTTTGCCCCTCGCGCAGTGATCGACCTTGCAACCCTGACAGGGGCGATCATTGTCGCACTTGGGCATGAAAAGGCCGGTGTGTTTTCCAATAATGACGAACTGGCCGATGGGGTGCTGAAAGCCGCCGCGCAGGTGGGCGAAGGGGCGTGGCGTATGCCGCTGGACCCGGCCTATGACACCCTCATCAAGTCGCGCATTGCCGATATCAAGAACACCGGCGGGCGCCCCGCTGGGTCGATCACGGCGGCGCAATTCCTGCAACATTTCATAAAACCGGAAACCCCGTGGGTGCATCTGGATATTGCCGGTGTTACCCTGACCAAAACCGACAGCGCCCATGCCCCGAAAGGTGCCTCTGGTTGGGGCGTGCTGGCGCTAGATGCCCTGATCCGGACACAATTCGAGAACAAGTAG
- the fabI gene encoding enoyl-ACP reductase FabI has product MSGLMNGKRGLIMGLANDKSIAWGIAKALAVHGAELAFSYQGEALKKRVLPLAERLGPPQIFECDVSDMASLDQLFADLEALWGKIDFVVHAIGFSDKSELRGRYVDTSRDNFNMTMDISVYSFTAVCQRAARIMNEGGSLLTMTYYGAEQVMPHYNVMGVAKAALEASVKYIAEDLGKDGIRCNAISAGPIKTLAASGIGDFRYIMKWNELNSPLRRNVTQEEVGKAALYLLSDLGSGTTGENLHVDAGYHVVGMKAVDAPDIDVVTGKKDA; this is encoded by the coding sequence ATGAGCGGTTTGATGAACGGCAAGCGTGGTCTGATCATGGGCCTTGCGAATGACAAATCCATCGCATGGGGGATTGCCAAGGCGCTGGCCGTGCATGGCGCAGAACTGGCCTTCTCGTATCAGGGCGAGGCCTTGAAAAAACGCGTTCTGCCCCTGGCCGAGCGGCTGGGTCCACCGCAAATCTTTGAGTGTGATGTCAGCGACATGGCCTCGCTTGATCAGCTTTTCGCCGATCTGGAAGCGCTGTGGGGCAAGATTGATTTCGTTGTGCATGCCATCGGGTTTTCTGACAAGTCCGAATTGCGCGGCCGCTATGTCGATACAAGCCGCGACAATTTCAACATGACGATGGACATCTCGGTCTATTCCTTCACGGCCGTATGCCAGCGTGCTGCGCGGATCATGAACGAAGGCGGCAGCCTGCTGACCATGACCTATTACGGGGCCGAGCAGGTTATGCCGCATTACAACGTGATGGGTGTGGCCAAGGCAGCATTGGAAGCGTCGGTTAAATATATCGCCGAAGACTTGGGCAAAGATGGCATTCGCTGCAACGCGATCAGCGCGGGGCCGATTAAAACGCTTGCCGCCTCGGGCATTGGCGATTTCCGCTACATCATGAAATGGAACGAGTTGAACTCTCCCTTACGGCGCAATGTCACGCAGGAGGAAGTCGGCAAGGCAGCACTTTACCTGTTGTCAGACCTTGGGTCCGGCACAACCGGTGAAAATCTGCATGTGGACGCGGGCTATCATGTCGTCGGCATGAAGGCTGTGGATGCGCCCGATATTGATGTCGTCACCGGCAAAAAGGACGCCTGA
- a CDS encoding MipA/OmpV family protein gives MRPLFSAISTVTIAAALLSQPAFAQDRALSFSVTGGAGVSPSYFGADDHKIGPTGSFGFTGLRFGAVQLGDPDGPTQFAPGTGLRGAFRYIAKRKGKDELAGLEDVSAAVEVGVGLQHTADWWQVYGDLRYGVIGHKALSGELGMNLIYRGESGLVLHAGPRAEFGNARFARTYFGVTDAEATEAAFADAAYRPSCGFHSVGLEVGAYQPLSADWGVTGTLRYDRLRGDAAASPIVQQGQRNQISAQIGLTRHFNLRF, from the coding sequence ATGCGACCTTTATTCTCTGCCATTTCCACAGTCACCATCGCCGCGGCATTGCTGTCGCAACCCGCTTTTGCGCAGGACCGTGCACTGTCTTTCTCTGTCACAGGTGGCGCGGGTGTTTCGCCCAGCTATTTTGGCGCGGATGACCACAAGATCGGGCCGACAGGCAGCTTCGGCTTTACCGGCTTGCGGTTTGGCGCTGTGCAATTGGGCGATCCAGATGGACCCACGCAATTTGCGCCCGGCACAGGCTTGCGCGGCGCTTTTCGCTATATCGCCAAGCGTAAAGGCAAGGATGAACTTGCCGGGCTGGAGGATGTCAGCGCCGCAGTAGAGGTCGGCGTCGGGCTGCAACACACCGCTGACTGGTGGCAGGTATATGGCGATCTGCGCTATGGCGTGATCGGTCACAAGGCGCTTTCCGGCGAGTTGGGCATGAACCTGATCTATCGCGGTGAAAGCGGGTTGGTGCTGCATGCAGGCCCGCGCGCAGAGTTTGGGAATGCACGCTTTGCACGGACATATTTTGGCGTGACCGATGCGGAAGCGACAGAGGCGGCTTTTGCCGACGCAGCCTATCGCCCGTCATGCGGGTTCCATTCGGTCGGCTTGGAAGTCGGGGCCTATCAGCCGCTCAGTGCGGATTGGGGTGTGACGGGAACGCTGCGCTACGACCGCCTGCGCGGTGATGCAGCTGCCTCTCCCATCGTGCAACAAGGCCAACGCAACCAGATTTCTGCCCAAATTGGCCTGACACGGCATTTCAACCTGCGCTTCTGA
- the pdxH gene encoding pyridoxamine 5'-phosphate oxidase, whose amino-acid sequence MSERDGIFVGQDPFEIVRRWLGEAELSEPNDPNAIALSTVDSAGMPNVRMVLLKDVAPDGFTFYTNFESAKAQELAHNSQAAFVLHWKSLRRQVRVRGHVSKVEDAEADAYFASRSLKSRLGAWASRQSRPLGSRAELMAEVARQTARHGTNPARPPHWGGYKITPVEIEFWADGAFRLHDRYCWRKAPSATSWDVTRLSP is encoded by the coding sequence TTGAGCGAGCGCGATGGAATATTTGTTGGGCAAGACCCGTTCGAGATCGTAAGGCGCTGGCTTGGCGAGGCCGAGTTGTCAGAACCAAACGACCCGAATGCGATCGCGCTATCAACTGTTGATAGCGCTGGCATGCCCAATGTGCGCATGGTGCTGTTGAAGGATGTCGCCCCTGACGGGTTTACATTCTATACCAATTTCGAAAGCGCAAAGGCTCAGGAGCTTGCACATAACAGCCAAGCCGCTTTCGTGCTGCATTGGAAGTCCTTGCGTCGTCAGGTCCGTGTGCGCGGGCATGTCAGCAAGGTAGAGGACGCGGAGGCGGATGCCTATTTCGCGTCGCGCTCGTTGAAAAGCCGCTTGGGGGCTTGGGCTTCGCGGCAGTCGCGGCCCTTGGGATCGCGTGCCGAGTTGATGGCCGAGGTGGCGCGCCAGACCGCGCGTCATGGCACCAACCCCGCGCGGCCCCCACATTGGGGTGGGTACAAGATTACCCCGGTGGAAATAGAGTTTTGGGCAGATGGTGCGTTTCGATTGCACGACAGATATTGCTGGCGTAAGGCGCCATCTGCTACGAGTTGGGATGTGACAAGGTTGTCGCCCTAA
- a CDS encoding (d)CMP kinase has product MQFTIAIDGPAAAGKGTISRAVAQDLGVAHLDTGLLYRAVGMKGGDPVAAARNLAPQDLEREDLRGLQAAEAASRVAVNPEVRAALVEFQRDFARRAGGAVLDGRDIGTVICPKAEVKLFVTASAETRAMRRWKETGEGSYDAVLEQVRIRDARDMGRADAPLRPADDAVVLDTTELSIEDAVAQARAVIQARLGR; this is encoded by the coding sequence ATGCAGTTCACAATCGCAATAGATGGCCCGGCAGCCGCGGGCAAGGGAACCATCAGCCGTGCAGTGGCGCAGGATCTGGGCGTGGCGCATCTGGATACGGGCCTGCTCTACCGTGCCGTCGGCATGAAAGGCGGCGACCCGGTTGCGGCTGCGCGCAATCTTGCGCCGCAGGATCTGGAGCGCGAAGATCTGCGCGGGTTGCAAGCGGCAGAGGCCGCCAGCCGTGTTGCTGTAAACCCTGAAGTGCGCGCTGCGCTGGTTGAATTTCAGCGCGACTTTGCCCGTCGTGCCGGGGGCGCTGTGCTGGACGGGCGCGATATTGGAACCGTGATTTGCCCCAAGGCCGAAGTGAAGCTGTTTGTCACTGCCAGCGCCGAGACGCGCGCCATGCGCCGCTGGAAAGAAACTGGTGAAGGCAGCTATGATGCGGTGCTGGAGCAAGTCCGCATCCGCGACGCGCGCGACATGGGCCGCGCCGATGCCCCGTTGCGCCCCGCCGATGATGCCGTCGTGCTTGATACGACCGAGTTAAGCATTGAGGATGCTGTGGCGCAGGCCCGCGCAGTCATACAGGCCCGGCTGGGACGATAG
- the gpt gene encoding xanthine phosphoribosyltransferase → MTDRLPHEKGFHISWDQIHRDSRALAWRLEQQGPGGGQWRAVVAITRGGLAPAMIIARELDIRVVDTISVKSYDNQTRAEAVVLKAPQAEIMGDDGEGILVIDDLVDTGKTLELVRKLFPKAHFATVYAKPLGRDMVDSFITEVSQDTWIFFPWDMALQYVEPYRGK, encoded by the coding sequence ATGACCGATCGCCTGCCACATGAAAAAGGGTTTCATATTAGCTGGGACCAGATTCACCGCGACAGCCGCGCCCTTGCCTGGAGGCTGGAGCAACAGGGTCCGGGCGGCGGGCAATGGCGGGCGGTCGTCGCCATCACGCGCGGCGGGCTTGCGCCTGCAATGATTATTGCGCGCGAGTTGGATATTCGCGTGGTCGATACGATCAGCGTGAAATCCTATGACAACCAGACCCGCGCCGAAGCGGTGGTCCTGAAAGCCCCGCAGGCCGAGATCATGGGCGACGATGGCGAGGGTATTCTGGTGATCGACGATTTGGTCGACACCGGCAAGACCTTGGAACTGGTACGCAAGCTGTTCCCAAAGGCCCATTTCGCTACGGTTTATGCCAAGCCCTTGGGGCGCGATATGGTCGACAGCTTCATCACCGAAGTCAGTCAGGACACGTGGATTTTCTTTCCATGGGACATGGCGCTGCAATATGTGGAACCGTATCGCGGAAAGTGA